In Sphingopyxis macrogoltabida, the sequence TCGCTGAGCGGATGACGGCTCGATTGAGCCAGCGCGAGGATCAACGATTTGACCCCGATATCGAGCTGCCCGAGATCGAGCGCCTCGGGGCGGCCAAGCGTGAGCGTCCCGGTCTTGTCGACAAGCGCGAGGTCGACTTCGGACAGGCGCTCCAGCGCCGAGCCATCCTTGATCAGCACCCCCTTGCGCATCAGGGCTCCCGCGGCGACGATTTGCGCGGCGGGCACAGCCAGGCCGAGTGCGCACGGACAAGTGATGATCAGCACCGCTGCAGCGATGAGCAGGCTGTGATGCCAGCCCGCGCCCGCGATCATCCAACCTGCAAAGGCAAGCAGCGCAAGGCAATGGACGGCCGGTGCATAGAGGCGGGCCGCGCGATCGGCGATCCGGACATAGCGGGACTTACCCTGCGCGGCCTCGCCCATCAGCCTAGCGATATCGGCGATCGCAGTATCGGTGCCCGCAGCGGTGACGCGAACCTTGAGCGGCGCATCGAGGTTGAGGGTGCCCGCATGAACGACGTCGCCCGGGCGAACCGTCTGCGGCGCGCTTTCGCCGGTCAGCAGCGACAGATCGATGCTGCTCGATCCGCTCGCGATGACGCCGTCCGCCGCGAGCCGCTCGCCGGCAGCAACGAGCATGATCATATCGGGCTCAAGCGCAGTCGCGTCGACCCAGTGCGTCGAGCGTTCGTGGCGAAAAACCATCGCGCCGGTGCCCATGTTGCGGAGCAGCGCGGTGACGCCGTCCCGCGCACGGTCGCGCATCACGCTGTCGAGCCAGCGGCCGCAGAGCAGGAAAAAGAGCAGCATCGCCGCGCCATCGAAATAGGCGTGGGCGCCGTGCGTCGCCGTCTCGTAGAGGCTCATGACGCTGACGAGCAGGACCCCGATGCTGATCGGCACGTCCATATTGGTGCGGCGATGACGCAGCGCGCGCCAGGCCGAACGGAAGAAGGGGCGTCCGGCGTAAGCTATCGTCGGCAGGGCGATCGCCGCCGACAGCCAGTGGAACAGGTCGCGCGTAGCCCCCGCCGCGCCCGACCAGACCGACACCGAGAGCAGCATGATGTTCATCATCGCGAAGCCCGACACCGCGACCGCCCGCAGCAACTCACGGCTCGTTTCCGCTTCGGCATCGGCTTCGTCGGGGCCGCTCCCGATCGGGTGAGCTTCGAAACCCAGATTGGAAAAGGCGCCGATCAGGTCGGGCATGTCGGTGTCGGGGGTGCAGGACAGATGGAC encodes:
- a CDS encoding heavy metal translocating P-type ATPase; this translates as MTATALVERDFAVPDIRCAGCIAKLEQGLVRDRRIAAARVNFTEKRVHLSCTPDTDMPDLIGAFSNLGFEAHPIGSGPDEADAEAETSRELLRAVAVSGFAMMNIMLLSVSVWSGAAGATRDLFHWLSAAIALPTIAYAGRPFFRSAWRALRHRRTNMDVPISIGVLLVSVMSLYETATHGAHAYFDGAAMLLFFLLCGRWLDSVMRDRARDGVTALLRNMGTGAMVFRHERSTHWVDATALEPDMIMLVAAGERLAADGVIASGSSSIDLSLLTGESAPQTVRPGDVVHAGTLNLDAPLKVRVTAAGTDTAIADIARLMGEAAQGKSRYVRIADRAARLYAPAVHCLALLAFAGWMIAGAGWHHSLLIAAAVLIITCPCALGLAVPAAQIVAAGALMRKGVLIKDGSALERLSEVDLALVDKTGTLTLGRPEALDLGQLDIGVKSLILALAQSSRHPLSEALTRGLQAYDVRPAEIASIRETAGFGVEARWADRTVTLGRPLGAGLGDALATQFAVDGRPVATIRFADQLRPDARGAVDALREAGLAAMILSGDRAEAVAPVARELGLTAQTGMSPQDKLAAIARQTALGHKVLMLGDGLNDGPALAAGYASMAPGSASDVGKNAADCIFMGDRLMPVVETVRMARRTQAVVRQNFMLAIVYNVVAVPLAFAGLVTPLIAAVAMSGSSLLVVGNALRLKGAIR